In Desulfomonilia bacterium, the genomic stretch TTTATTCCGAGTATCTTAGGCTTCGGGATATAAAAGGGCATTCCGGCCATTGCTGCAGCTACGTCAAGACCTCCTGCGCCTATAGCCAGCATTCCTATGCCGCCTCCGGTCGGGGTGTGGCTGTCTGAGCCGAGCAGTGTTTTGCCAGGTATTCCGAACCGCTCAAGATGCACCTGATGGCATATGCCGTTTCCGGGTCTTGAAAAATAGATGCCGTATTTTGCCGCGATGTCCTTAAGAAAACGGTGGTCGTCCGCATTTTCGAAACCGGTCTGGAGCGTGTTATGGTCCACATAGCTGACCGAAAGCTCGGTTCTGACTGCGTCGATCCCTATGGCCTCGAACTCCAGATAAGCCATGGTGCCTGTTGCATCCTGAGTGAGCGTCTGGTCTATCCTTAACCCAATTTCATCCGGTGTTTCATCTACCTTGTGGGCATTGATAATTTTTTGTGCTGCCGTATAAGCCATGATGACCTCTTAAATGGTTTTAAAAAGTGAATTAATGTCTAATTGATAAGACCGTCTCAGTCAATGACATTCGGGGGCATTTTCAGAAAGCCTATAGTTTATTTCAAATATAACCGAAGAGTATTTCTAAACAATAAGCGGGATGGTTATGAAGATAGAAATACTCGGATGCAGTGGTGCCGTGGCAAAAGGATTCAATACTACTAGCATACTGATAAACGGGGAAGTTCTGGTAGATGCTGGCTCGGCTGCCTCTGTTCTTGATACTAAAAGACTTTCGGGCATCAGTCATATCCTTTTGACCCATTCCCATATAGACCATATAAAGGAACTCCCTTTCATCCTTGACGTTGTATGTTTCGGCAAAGGAAAGGGCGTCGACATATGGGGAAGCGGAATTACATTGAATGCAATAAGAAAACACCTGTTTAACGGTACAATATGGCCGAAGCTGAAGCAACTTGAACTTGACGGATCCTTATGCAGAATTCATACGCTGCCTGCAGACACCTTCAGCCTTAATGGATTATGCGCAAAGGGGATAAAAGCCCAACATATAAGCGGGGCAAAATCCTTTATGATTTCTGAAGGCGACAAGCATGTCATATTCAGCGGAGACACCTCATACACACCTGGACTGTTCAATCTTGCCGCTTCCCTTGCATCAAAGCTTAAACTGTTTTTCGTGGAAACTTCATTTCCTGATAAGATGCATGAGGTTGCAAGACTTACCGGGCATATGACTCCGGCAGTTATCGGCAGGGAATTGAACCGCTTGAGCTTCTCGAAGGTGATTGCATACCATATCAAACCGCGTTATTTTAAAGATGTGATAAGAGATATACCTGAAGGAATGGGATATATAAGGGGAGGGGAGGTATTCAACCTTTGACGGAAATTCTGGATATTGCAAAAAAGGACGGAAGATGGACTGAATGTCCGGCCTGCAAGGAAATAAGCATAACCGAAAAGCTAAAAGAAAATCTAAGCATCTGTCCGCACTGCGACTTTCATTTCAGGGTGGGTCCCAGGGACCGCATGACGATTACATGCGGCAAGGACGGCTTCTCTGAAATCGATCTGTCTTTATCGGGCAAAAACGTTCCAGCCGGGGAAGAAGGTTTCAAGTGCTACAATGCCGCCATCAAGGGTGAACCTTGCATAATCGGCGTGATGGATTTCAGTTTCATGGGCGGCACCATGGGAACGGCTCTTGGACAGTCCGTGATGTCGATGCTCGATTATTCATCCGCTGAAAAAACTCCTGCAATAATATTCTGCGCTTCTGGCGGGGTCAGGGTTCAGGAAGGAATATGGGGGCTTATGCAGATGATAAGAACCGTGTACAGAAAAAACATATCAACTGCACCTCTGATAACCGTTTATACAGACCCGTGTTATGGCGGGGTCACCGCAAGCTTTTCGTCTCAGGCGGATTTTATTATTGCTGAACAGGGTGCAAGAATCGGCTTTGCCGGGCCGAGAGTAATCGAGACTACAACTCATGCCGAACTGCCCGGAGATTTTCAGACGGCATCCCGCACGTTGTCAAACGGGTTTGTCGATGCCGTGGTTCACAGGCGGGAGATACCGCAAACGCTTTATTATATTCTCAAATGGCTCTAGAAAATATTGACCAGAACCGGTGGATTCCCGGTCTGGAGAGGGTCAGAAAAGCCCTTGATATCCTGGGGCATCCTGAAAAAAGCTACCGGCATGTACTTGTCGGAGGCACAAACGGCAAGGGTTCAGTATGCGTTTATCTGGAGAGACTCCTTTCTGAAGCAGGCTTAAGAACCGGCGTTACCATGTCACCTCATATAAGCAGCTATACCGAAAGATTCAGGATAAACGGGCGCGATTCGACGGAAAAAGAGATCAGTGACACGGAAAAAGAAATCGCCCCTCTTCTTGACGGGATCGGTCTTACATATTTTGAGATGACCGTCGTGCTGGCTGCAAGGCTTTTTCAGAAGGCAGAAGTCGATGTCGGCATATTCGAGATCGGACTGGGCGGAAGGCTTGATGCCGCAAATGTGCTTGATCCCGCCCTTTCGGTAATAACCAATATTTCACTTGATCATACCGACTATCTCGGTTCAAGCATATCCGAGATAGCAGCGGAAAAAGCAGCCATTGCAAGAAGCGGAAGGCCTCTTGTGACATCAGCCGCAGAAGGGCTTGATGTCATTAAAGATTATGTTGAAAAGATCGGTTCGCAACTGATAGTCGTGCACAAACCGGTGGGATTCAAGCCCGGAATCGAGGGTTCTTGTCAACCTCTCAATGCCGCCCTTGCGATAAGGGCCTTCAACGAACTCGGGTTCGAACTCGATGCGGACAGCATGAAGTCCGCAATCTCTTCTGCATGGCTTCCCGGCAGAATCGAACATGCCGGAAAGGTCATACTTGATGTAGCGCATAACAGCGCTTCTATGCTATGCCTGTCCGAGTATCTGAGGAAAAGGAAATTTTCAGGCATTGGAGTGCTGGGCATCCTGAAAGATAAAGATTATGCCGCTATGACGAAGATGCTTTCAAGCGTCTGTTCAAAGGTTAATATCGCCCCTCTCGATTCGCCAAGGTCATGGGGTGAACAAGAGATAGGGCAGGTCGCGGGAACAGGGAATGTTTATGTATTTACTTCAATGACAGATGCTTTTAATGAAGCATTTGAAATGTCTGAAGAGATTGTTGTAACAGGTTCATTCTACACAGTTGGCGAGATAAGGGAATATTTGATATGCAAAGGCTGGCTTATTTATGGGCGATCATAACAATTTTTCTTCTGCCGGTATCTCTTTTCGGCGAAGACCTCGATATTGAAGCCGACAAGATAGAGAAAACAGGCGACAGGATTGAAGCCTCGGGTAATGTTGTTCTCAGAAGCAAAGAAGGCATGACGCTTACTTCCAATTACGTTATCTATGATGCCCGGAGCAACGACATATCGGCATCGGGAAACTGCTACCTGAAGGACGTCAAGGGAGAGATCAGGGCGGAATCGGTCACATACAATATCAGGAGAAAAGATGCATATGTGACTGACGGCTATGTCTATGGATATGAAGAGCCTTTCAAGGTATGGGGGAGCAAAATCACCCGCTACAGCAACAACGTATACCTCGGGGACGAGATAAGATACAGCCCGTGTACGTCGGTAACTCCTTCATGGTCCATCAAATCAAGCCATCTTGATATCCCTGTCGAGGGATACGGTGAAGCAAGACATGCCTGGTTTTATGTCAAGGACGTGCCGATATTTTATTTTCCCTACCTCTATTTTCCGGCAAAGCTTGAAAGGCAGACAGGCATACTCTTTCCCAAAGTCGGCAGCATGAGCGATACGGGATTGTATGGCGGACTGCCCATATATTTCACCCTCGGACGTTCGGCCGATGCGACGGTAACCCCCACATGGCTTGAGAAACGAGGATGGCTGATGGCGGGTGAGCTCAGATATGCGCTGGATTACAATAGAAAGGGTTATCTGTATCTCGAAGGCTTGAGGGACAGAGAGGGGGGAGATGTCACGACATCAGGCGTTGAACCCATTATCCCATACAGCAGGTGGTATGTTAAGGCCAGCAACACCGGAGGCGATCTTACCTGGAATATAAATCTGCCGAGCAATGCCGATTATTTCAGAGACATCGGGCCTCTCTATCCGTTTGAAGCCGATAAGGAAACATTCTGGGTCGGCGAACAGCAGAGCAGAAAAGAGGACTCGATATCCCGTGTTGAATGGCTGAAGACCTATGGGAAATTCATGTTCGATGTTTCGGGACAATGGAAAAAGGATCTGACTACATCCGACAACAGCTACACGATACAGCAGCTGCCGAGTGCAAGGATAAAGATGGGCCAGTTGAAAATTCCCAAAACGCCGCTTTATATTTCGGCCGATGTAAATTCAATATATGTTTATTCGGAAAATTCCGCACGGGGCATAAAAGATTATGCGAACGCGGAAGTGTCGCTTCCCATCAATCTCATGCCGTATGTAACCATCAGGCCTTTCTATCAGCAGATATACAGGGACACGCATTTCACACAAAAGAGCGAGAAATATGAGGATTTTGACAGCGATATAGAAGAGAACTGGAACAGGAGGGGAATCACACTGACGTCATCCATTTACAGCCCCAAGTTCTATAAAGGATGGTATCATCAGATAATCCCTTCAGTGGACTGGACCGGCATGTGGAAATTTGGCGGCAGTTACGATGTACTGCCAACCGATCCGGACTACCCTTATCCGATAATTCTTTCAGGTGACGGTTGGCAGAATTACAATGACATCAAGCCTGCGCTGTCAAATTATATCAGGGATGAAAAGGGAAACTCGATACTCGAGTTGACGCTCAGCGCGATATACAGCTTCGTGTATGAAGACTGGGGATACTATGAGGGAGTGTTCAGGTTCCGTCCATGGTCCTGGCTCTATTTTGAACATAGAAATATTTTCGGAGAAGACGAGGATAACGCATTCATCTCAAAGCAGAACAAGACACAGCTTACCTTCAATGACAGGAGAACCGACTCATTGTCTCTGACTTCCGAATATTTACGGTCTGATACAGGAGACAGCTCGAACAACCTTTATGGAAATGCAAAAGTGCTTGTTATCAATGGACTGTGGCTCTTTTTCGAAGGCAAATATAACTTTACGGACGACAGGTTCGAATTCTTCAGGCAGGGGGTTGACTATCAGTCCCAGTGCTGGGGAATAACGGGTTCCGTACAGGTTGAGCCCTCATATGACCTGGATGCGACTCAAACAGTACCGACTAAGACGATATTCGCCCTCACGGTCAAACTGCTCGGCCTCGGTGATATTTCCGGCAAGCACAGTGAATCATCCGATTAGGATAATCAGCCGTGATACCTTCAAAAAAATGGGCATATGATCTTATACGGCTGAAGCAGATGCCGCAGCACATCTTAAATCACAGCATGGCAGTGGAAAGGATTGCCGTGGAAATTGCCTCTCGCCTGCCGGATAAAATTGATATCAGGCTGGTTGAGACGGGAGCACTTCTCCATGATATATGCAAGATTGATTCGATCCGCACGGGAGAAGATCATGCGAAAATGGGAGGCAGGCTTCTTGAAATACTCGATTGCCCTGAAGTGGCTTCAATTGTCAGGCAGCATGTGCACCTTGAATCTGATGAACTGAATGAGGCCATGATAGTTCACTATGCGGATAAAAGGGTGATGCATGAGGAGGTGGTATCTCTCTCAAGGCGCTTTGTCGATCTTATGGAAAGATACGGGAAAGATAAAATGAGAAAGGAACGGATATCAAATCTCTATTTAAGGAGCATCGAGATAGAAAAGATAATATTTAAAGCAACCGGAATCGATGCTGAGGGTTCGGACGACTTATGCCCGAGAGGAGATAACAGTTCCCTCGGCACCATATGAAATAACCGTCAACCGGGCTCGTTTACAAACATGCTGTCGGCAACAGATAACCGTCCGGATGTTTCTTATTTTTTCTTCAATCTTTCAAGCGCCATTACAAGTGAAAATTTTATCCTGGCGAAAGAATCTGAAAATGCAGCCATATCCTTTCCTTTCAGAACAGGGGGTTCCGCATTCAAGTCTCCAAGGCTTAAAGCCTTTATGCTTAAAGAAAATTCCGCCAGATATTTTGATACCTTTATGGATATCAATAGCGAGAGCACAATGGAAATAATGATGCCGGCGCAGGCCAGCAGAAGCAATTTTTTCAATACAGCCGAAGACTCTTTGTTCATATAATCAACCTGAGAACTGATCAGGTCTTTTTCCCAGGTTTTCGGTTTCAGACCGATAATGAACATATCCGGCTGATAGGGCACGACTGCGACCATGTAGTCTTTAGATTTGATAAAGTCCGGTTTCGGGGCTTTCATCTGCGCCAGGATCCCCTTTGCCTGGTCGAGCAATCCCGGGATGCTGTAGATGTATTTTCCATTATCAGCTTTATTGGTTGAAGAAATAATCTGAAGATTTTGAGGGTTTACGGTCATTATCTCGGCCCATGAGGGCGGCAGTTTGATTGTTTCATAAGATGTCGGGGGGATGTTCTGGATGATTGACGACATGATCCTGGTGTTTTCCATGTAGAGTTTTTCAGTGGCTCCATCCATGTTTATTTTTCCAATTGATGAGAGTTCGTATAAAACTGCGGCCATGGACCCTGCAAGGATTATGATGAAGCCGGCCATTGTTATGATAAATACTTTTATTTTCATGATTTGCCTTCCTCGGTCTTGATCCAGATGGTCATCATGTTCAGGAATTTGAGCGCCAGTTCTTCATCCGGTATCTTGTTATGCAGCGTTTCGATGAACGCCGCACGCTGTGCGGTGTCCTCACTGAGAAGGTCCCTTCCCGTTTCTCTTAATGTTTCAGAAATTATGAAGGGCGCTATCGGGCCTATTGTC encodes the following:
- a CDS encoding HD domain-containing protein encodes the protein MIPSKKWAYDLIRLKQMPQHILNHSMAVERIAVEIASRLPDKIDIRLVETGALLHDICKIDSIRTGEDHAKMGGRLLEILDCPEVASIVRQHVHLESDELNEAMIVHYADKRVMHEEVVSLSRRFVDLMERYGKDKMRKERISNLYLRSIEIEKIIFKATGIDAEGSDDLCPRGDNSSLGTI
- a CDS encoding acetyl-CoA carboxylase carboxyltransferase subunit beta produces the protein MTEILDIAKKDGRWTECPACKEISITEKLKENLSICPHCDFHFRVGPRDRMTITCGKDGFSEIDLSLSGKNVPAGEEGFKCYNAAIKGEPCIIGVMDFSFMGGTMGTALGQSVMSMLDYSSAEKTPAIIFCASGGVRVQEGIWGLMQMIRTVYRKNISTAPLITVYTDPCYGGVTASFSSQADFIIAEQGARIGFAGPRVIETTTHAELPGDFQTASRTLSNGFVDAVVHRREIPQTLYYILKWL
- a CDS encoding MBL fold metallo-hydrolase, which produces MKIEILGCSGAVAKGFNTTSILINGEVLVDAGSAASVLDTKRLSGISHILLTHSHIDHIKELPFILDVVCFGKGKGVDIWGSGITLNAIRKHLFNGTIWPKLKQLELDGSLCRIHTLPADTFSLNGLCAKGIKAQHISGAKSFMISEGDKHVIFSGDTSYTPGLFNLAASLASKLKLFFVETSFPDKMHEVARLTGHMTPAVIGRELNRLSFSKVIAYHIKPRYFKDVIRDIPEGMGYIRGGEVFNL
- a CDS encoding Mur ligase family protein; translated protein: MALENIDQNRWIPGLERVRKALDILGHPEKSYRHVLVGGTNGKGSVCVYLERLLSEAGLRTGVTMSPHISSYTERFRINGRDSTEKEISDTEKEIAPLLDGIGLTYFEMTVVLAARLFQKAEVDVGIFEIGLGGRLDAANVLDPALSVITNISLDHTDYLGSSISEIAAEKAAIARSGRPLVTSAAEGLDVIKDYVEKIGSQLIVVHKPVGFKPGIEGSCQPLNAALAIRAFNELGFELDADSMKSAISSAWLPGRIEHAGKVILDVAHNSASMLCLSEYLRKRKFSGIGVLGILKDKDYAAMTKMLSSVCSKVNIAPLDSPRSWGEQEIGQVAGTGNVYVFTSMTDAFNEAFEMSEEIVVTGSFYTVGEIREYLICKGWLIYGRS